From the Paenibacillus sp. FSL H8-0548 genome, one window contains:
- a CDS encoding metal ABC transporter permease, translating to MEIVTSEFFQRALIGGLLIGVTAPLMGLFLVLRRLSMIGDTLAHVSIAGVALGFLIGVYPIAMGLVFAIAASFAIEKLRKAYKSYAELSIAIIMSGGVALASLLFTMGKGFNNNVNSYLFGSIYTLNNTDLYVIGGVTIIVLVAIRLQVKELFLITFDEDAAAVSGLPVKFYNVMISVLTALIISVSIKIVGALLVSALLTIPAACSLVIARSFRQSVITVVVIGELVVVAGLLIAGVWNLAPGGTIVLLLIVVLLLLLVFKRGVRAGS from the coding sequence TTGGAGATCGTAACTAGTGAATTTTTTCAACGAGCTCTTATTGGCGGGCTGCTTATTGGCGTAACTGCCCCGCTAATGGGCTTATTTCTTGTGCTGCGCAGACTCTCGATGATCGGGGACACCCTAGCTCATGTCTCGATCGCTGGCGTAGCGCTCGGTTTTTTGATTGGTGTATATCCGATTGCGATGGGCTTGGTCTTTGCTATAGCCGCCTCATTTGCGATTGAGAAGCTTCGCAAAGCCTATAAATCTTATGCAGAGCTGTCCATTGCCATTATTATGTCTGGCGGAGTAGCACTTGCTTCCCTGTTGTTTACGATGGGAAAGGGCTTCAATAATAATGTGAACAGTTATTTGTTTGGGAGCATCTACACGCTCAATAATACAGATCTGTATGTGATTGGCGGGGTTACGATCATTGTACTCGTTGCGATACGTTTGCAGGTTAAGGAGCTTTTCTTGATTACGTTTGACGAGGATGCTGCAGCTGTAAGCGGCTTGCCCGTCAAATTTTATAATGTTATGATAAGCGTGCTTACTGCATTAATTATTAGCGTATCTATAAAAATAGTAGGAGCATTGCTGGTGTCGGCTTTGCTTACGATACCTGCTGCATGCAGTCTAGTTATTGCCCGAAGCTTCCGTCAGAGCGTCATTACGGTAGTGGTTATCGGAGAGCTGGTTGTCGTTGCGGGTTTGCTAATTGCAGGAGTATGGAATTTAGCACCAGGCGGTACGATCGTATTGCTGCTTATTGTGGTTTTGTTATTGCTGTTGGTGTTCAAACGCGGCGTACGCGCTGGCAGTTAA
- the mntR gene encoding transcriptional regulator MntR, protein MPTPSMEDYLERIYKLIDEKGYARVSDIAEGLEVHPSSVTKMIQKLDKDNYLIYEKYRGLVLTNKGKKMGKRLVDRHQLLESFLTTIGVQDENIYQDVEGIEHHLSWDSITCIETLVEYFKRDSQRMDELRAVRSEMESE, encoded by the coding sequence GTGCCGACACCGAGCATGGAAGACTACTTGGAAAGAATTTATAAGCTCATTGATGAAAAAGGATACGCACGAGTTTCGGACATCGCAGAAGGATTAGAGGTTCATCCTTCCTCCGTTACAAAAATGATTCAGAAGCTGGACAAAGATAACTACTTGATTTACGAGAAGTATCGCGGGCTTGTCCTGACCAATAAAGGCAAGAAGATGGGGAAAAGGCTAGTTGACCGCCATCAGCTGCTTGAATCGTTTTTAACGACGATCGGCGTACAAGACGAAAATATTTATCAGGATGTCGAAGGCATCGAGCATCATTTGAGCTGGGATTCCATAACATGCATTGAGACATTGGTTGAGTATTTCAAGCGTGATTCTCAAAGAATGGACGAGCTTCGTGCTGTTCGTTCGGAAATGGAAAGTGAGTAG
- a CDS encoding ABC transporter ATP-binding protein: MAQSNRIINVDASCHQEVISLENVSFSFQQQTVISNLSFGVKERDFIGLIGTNGAGKTTLLRMIVGLLKPTSGTIRLFGEKVDHFKQWERIGYVPQKNSLNPLFPATVREVVLSGLYGRNKMFKKMNKADYKKCEDALHAMGIEDLEGKRIGQLSGGQQQRVFLARAMINNPSLLILDEPTVGIDTETQESFFHMIKHMHQHHNITFLMVSHDLEMIRSYLGQEPASANGKLKFHIKHSHETQDCVENDLAHSLKGLREQMESRKEVVLVGDRN; encoded by the coding sequence ATGGCGCAATCAAATCGAATTATAAATGTTGACGCAAGCTGCCATCAAGAGGTTATCTCATTGGAGAACGTCTCCTTTTCTTTTCAACAGCAGACTGTCATTTCAAATCTTAGCTTTGGGGTGAAGGAACGTGACTTCATTGGCTTAATCGGTACGAATGGGGCTGGAAAAACGACGCTGCTGCGGATGATCGTTGGTTTACTAAAGCCGACAAGCGGTACAATTCGTTTGTTTGGAGAGAAAGTCGATCATTTTAAGCAATGGGAACGTATCGGATATGTTCCGCAAAAAAATTCGCTTAATCCGTTATTTCCTGCTACCGTGAGGGAAGTGGTTCTATCAGGGCTCTATGGGCGGAACAAAATGTTTAAGAAAATGAATAAGGCTGATTACAAAAAATGTGAGGATGCACTTCATGCGATGGGTATTGAGGATTTGGAGGGCAAACGCATTGGCCAGCTATCTGGCGGACAACAGCAGCGTGTCTTTTTGGCAAGAGCCATGATCAATAATCCGTCGCTGCTTATATTGGATGAGCCTACTGTGGGGATCGATACCGAAACGCAGGAAAGCTTTTTCCACATGATTAAGCATATGCATCAGCATCACAACATAACCTTTCTGATGGTTTCGCATGATTTGGAAATGATCCGTTCTTATTTAGGACAAGAGCCGGCATCAGCAAATGGAAAGTTAAAATTTCATATTAAACATTCACATGAGACTCAGGATTGTGTGGAGAACGACTTAGCCCACAGCTTGAAAGGGTTAAGGGAGCAAATGGAGAGCAGGAAAGAGGTCGTTTTGGTTGGAGATCGTAACTAG
- the yidD gene encoding membrane protein insertion efficiency factor YidD, with amino-acid sequence MSNKRVMRRVTQAPIHFYRKVISPLIPPSCRFYPTCSMYALEAIEKHGAAKGTWLAAKRIARCHPFNAGGYDPVPPVSGGKTE; translated from the coding sequence ATGTCTAACAAGCGAGTCATGCGAAGAGTAACGCAAGCGCCGATCCATTTTTATCGCAAAGTGATATCGCCCTTGATCCCGCCTTCCTGTCGCTTCTATCCAACCTGCTCGATGTACGCTCTGGAAGCAATCGAGAAGCATGGTGCTGCCAAAGGAACATGGCTAGCGGCTAAACGAATTGCACGCTGTCATCCTTTTAATGCGGGGGGCTATGATCCCGTTCCGCCTGTATCAGGTGGCAAGACAGAATGA
- the splB gene encoding spore photoproduct lyase has product MSTALLDRVKIDRTTLSFVPELVYFEPSSLDYPKGQRIFEWVKKEGIPYRMTTSHNRITNLPGDSELEKYKIAKRTLVVGIRKTLKFDTSKPSAEYAIPIATGCMAHCHYCYLQTTLGAKPYIRVYVNIDDILDAAQGYIDERQPEITRFEAACTSDPVGLEPISGSLRELIEFFGKQEHGRLRFVTKFHHVDSFLDAQHNGHTRIRFSVNDKYVIKHFEPATSKFEQRIEAASKAARAGYPIGFIIAPIIWHEGWENGYEELISSLAEALPHDVTKDLTFELIQHRFTKTAKAVIEKRYPRTKLEMDIEKRKYKWGRWGQGKYVYPDEQANALRMFISERIFEHFPEAKIEYFT; this is encoded by the coding sequence ATGAGTACAGCCCTGCTTGATCGAGTCAAAATAGACCGAACTACCCTCTCCTTCGTCCCTGAGCTTGTTTATTTTGAGCCTTCCTCGCTCGATTATCCAAAAGGACAGCGAATTTTTGAATGGGTCAAGAAGGAAGGCATTCCTTATCGCATGACGACCTCACACAATCGGATAACCAACTTGCCTGGAGATTCTGAGCTTGAGAAATATAAAATTGCCAAGCGCACGCTCGTTGTAGGTATTCGTAAAACTTTAAAATTCGATACGTCCAAGCCTTCTGCCGAATACGCCATTCCCATCGCAACTGGCTGCATGGCTCACTGTCATTATTGTTATTTACAAACGACCTTGGGCGCTAAGCCTTATATTCGAGTATACGTCAATATTGATGATATTCTTGATGCGGCGCAAGGATATATTGACGAAAGGCAGCCAGAAATTACCCGCTTTGAAGCAGCATGTACCTCAGACCCCGTCGGACTAGAACCCATTTCCGGGAGCCTGCGTGAGCTTATCGAATTTTTTGGCAAACAAGAGCACGGACGACTTCGGTTTGTTACCAAATTTCATCATGTCGATTCTTTTCTGGACGCTCAACACAATGGTCATACCCGGATTCGCTTCAGTGTCAATGACAAATATGTCATTAAACATTTCGAGCCTGCAACCTCCAAATTTGAGCAACGAATTGAGGCCGCCTCCAAGGCAGCTAGGGCGGGTTATCCAATTGGCTTCATTATTGCCCCGATTATATGGCATGAAGGCTGGGAGAACGGCTATGAAGAGCTGATTTCATCACTTGCAGAGGCACTCCCTCACGATGTGACGAAGGATCTTACATTCGAGCTTATTCAGCATCGTTTTACGAAAACCGCTAAAGCCGTCATTGAAAAACGTTATCCGCGAACGAAGCTCGAAATGGATATCGAAAAAAGAAAATATAAATGGGGCCGCTGGGGACAAGGAAAATATGTTTACCCCGATGAGCAAGCAAATGCGCTCCGCATGTTTATCTCGGAGCGCATCTTTGAACATTTTCCCGAAGCCAAAATTGAATATTTCACCTAA
- the metG gene encoding methionine--tRNA ligase — MTKKNTFYITTPIYYPSDKLHIGHAYTTVAGDAMARYKRLRGYDVWYLTGTDEHGQKIERRAKEKDQSPQQFIDDIVVGIKDLWAKLEVSNDDFIRTTEDRHKRIVEKIFAQFMAQDDIYKSSYEGWYCTPCESFFLERQLVDGKCPDCGRPVELVKEESYFFRMSKYADRLLQYYEDHPDFIQPESRKNEMINNFIKPGLEDLAVSRTTFDWGIKVPGDPKHVIYVWIDALSNYITALGYGNEGEDKKFQDFWPADVHLVGKEIVRFHTIYWPIMLMALDLPLPKKVFAHGWLLTKEGKMSKSKGTVVDPVMLIERYGLDSLRYYLLREVPFGSDGAFTPENFIERINFDLANDLGNLLNRTVAMIDKYFDGEIPTFAGSVTAFDDSLQKLAGETISQVEAALENMEFSVALAALWQLVSRTNKYIDETQPWTLAKDESKSGELASVMYHLAESLRIVSILLQPFLTHSPREMWKQLGLEPGELTSWESTKQFGSLPGGTKVSKGNPIFPRLDTAEEAAFIAAAMSGGVKQEAAEQAADTASGNAVSAEQQTPVEAKAEIAIDDFAKVELRVAQVIAAEPVHKGDKLLKLQLDLGYEQRQVVSGIAKFYTPEQMVGRKVICVTNLKPVKLRGEWSQGMILAASHGDQLTLATVPDDMPNGAAVK; from the coding sequence ATGACGAAGAAAAATACGTTTTATATTACAACGCCTATTTATTATCCGAGTGATAAGCTGCATATCGGTCACGCCTATACGACTGTGGCAGGGGATGCGATGGCGCGCTATAAGCGCCTACGCGGCTACGATGTATGGTATTTGACAGGAACAGATGAGCATGGCCAGAAGATTGAGCGCAGAGCGAAGGAAAAGGATCAATCACCGCAGCAGTTTATTGACGATATCGTCGTAGGAATTAAGGACCTGTGGGCAAAGCTGGAGGTTTCCAATGATGATTTCATTCGGACGACCGAGGATCGCCATAAACGGATTGTTGAAAAAATATTTGCCCAGTTTATGGCGCAGGATGACATTTACAAGAGCAGCTATGAGGGCTGGTATTGTACGCCTTGTGAATCCTTTTTCCTAGAGCGTCAGCTTGTAGATGGCAAATGTCCGGACTGTGGCAGGCCCGTCGAGCTGGTGAAGGAGGAAAGCTACTTCTTCCGCATGAGCAAATACGCAGATCGTCTGCTGCAATATTATGAAGATCACCCGGACTTTATTCAGCCGGAATCACGCAAGAACGAAATGATCAATAATTTCATTAAACCAGGACTTGAGGATTTGGCTGTATCTCGTACGACATTTGATTGGGGCATTAAGGTGCCGGGCGATCCGAAGCATGTTATATATGTATGGATTGATGCATTGTCCAACTATATTACAGCACTCGGTTATGGCAATGAAGGCGAAGATAAAAAATTCCAAGATTTCTGGCCTGCCGATGTTCATTTGGTAGGGAAGGAGATTGTAAGGTTCCATACGATTTATTGGCCGATCATGTTAATGGCGCTAGACCTTCCGCTTCCTAAAAAAGTATTTGCGCACGGCTGGCTATTGACGAAGGAAGGTAAAATGTCGAAATCAAAAGGCACGGTCGTGGATCCGGTTATGCTGATTGAGCGTTATGGCCTTGATTCACTTCGCTACTATTTATTGAGAGAAGTGCCATTCGGTTCAGATGGGGCGTTTACGCCTGAAAACTTTATCGAGCGGATTAACTTTGATCTAGCCAACGATCTTGGCAATCTGCTAAATCGGACGGTCGCTATGATCGATAAATATTTTGATGGCGAAATTCCGACTTTTGCAGGAAGTGTCACCGCATTCGATGATTCGCTGCAGAAGCTTGCTGGCGAAACGATTTCGCAGGTGGAAGCAGCGCTGGAGAATATGGAGTTTTCGGTGGCGCTTGCTGCTCTGTGGCAATTAGTAAGCCGCACGAACAAATATATCGATGAAACACAGCCGTGGACACTAGCTAAGGATGAATCAAAAAGTGGAGAGCTTGCATCCGTGATGTATCATTTGGCTGAATCGCTGCGTATCGTCTCGATCTTGTTGCAGCCATTCTTGACGCATTCACCGCGCGAAATGTGGAAGCAGCTCGGTCTTGAGCCAGGTGAGCTGACATCATGGGAGAGCACAAAACAATTTGGATCACTGCCAGGCGGCACCAAGGTAAGCAAAGGGAACCCGATATTCCCGCGTCTTGACACTGCAGAAGAAGCTGCCTTCATTGCTGCAGCGATGAGTGGCGGTGTGAAGCAGGAGGCAGCTGAGCAGGCTGCAGATACAGCATCAGGGAATGCTGTATCTGCAGAACAGCAGACGCCAGTGGAGGCAAAGGCAGAGATTGCAATTGATGATTTTGCCAAGGTCGAGCTTCGCGTGGCGCAGGTGATTGCCGCAGAGCCAGTTCACAAAGGCGATAAGCTGCTTAAGCTTCAGCTTGATCTTGGTTATGAGCAGCGTCAGGTTGTCTCAGGCATCGCTAAGTTTTATACGCCAGAGCAAATGGTAGGCCGGAAGGTTATTTGTGTAACGAACCTTAAGCCGGTTAAGCTGCGCGGTGAATGGTCGCAGGGAATGATTCTTGCGGCGTCGCACGGCGACCAATTAACACTCGCTACCGTCCCAGATGATATGCCAAATGGTGCAGCTGTAAAATAA
- a CDS encoding DUF1385 domain-containing protein has product MPQDSRSIYGGQAVIEGVMFAGKHVNVTAVRRKNDEIVFYEVPRTSKNWVQALKKIPLVRGVVGILESSAKGSQHLNFSMEAYSEDEADDEKQKAEPSAPVKEEKKPGWSLSMVVGVAVAGVLSFIFGKLIFTAAPAALEELLFSGVFENKIGHNLLEGLIKIILLLAYLYFISMTPLIKRLFQYHGAEHKVISAYEAGVDLTVKNVQKYSRLHYRCGSSFIVFTVIVGVVIYSLPFFTWDSIWERVYIRILLLPLVLGVSYEVLRWTNALREVPVLRYLGFPGLWLQLLTTKEPRDEQVAVSIASFNRMLELDRQMK; this is encoded by the coding sequence TTGCCGCAAGACTCCCGAAGCATATATGGCGGACAAGCGGTTATTGAAGGCGTAATGTTTGCTGGCAAACACGTTAACGTAACAGCGGTCCGTCGAAAAAATGATGAAATCGTTTTTTATGAGGTGCCACGTACGAGCAAGAACTGGGTACAGGCGTTGAAGAAAATTCCACTGGTTCGAGGCGTTGTAGGCATTTTGGAATCAAGCGCCAAAGGCTCACAGCATTTAAACTTCTCTATGGAAGCTTATTCAGAGGATGAAGCTGATGATGAGAAACAAAAGGCAGAACCTTCTGCACCCGTGAAAGAAGAAAAAAAACCCGGCTGGAGCCTCAGCATGGTGGTTGGCGTAGCAGTAGCCGGCGTTCTTTCGTTTATTTTTGGGAAGCTGATCTTTACAGCTGCTCCGGCCGCACTTGAAGAATTGTTATTCTCTGGGGTATTTGAGAACAAGATCGGTCATAACTTATTAGAAGGACTTATCAAAATCATTTTGCTGCTCGCTTATTTATACTTCATCTCCATGACACCGCTAATTAAGCGGTTGTTCCAATATCATGGTGCTGAGCATAAAGTAATAAGTGCTTACGAAGCAGGCGTGGATCTAACGGTGAAAAATGTTCAAAAATACAGCCGTCTCCACTATCGCTGCGGCTCCAGCTTTATCGTATTTACAGTTATCGTCGGCGTCGTCATCTATTCACTCCCATTCTTTACATGGGACTCGATATGGGAACGCGTATACATTCGCATACTTCTGCTTCCACTCGTGCTCGGCGTTTCTTATGAAGTGCTTCGTTGGACCAATGCGCTCCGTGAAGTACCTGTTCTGCGCTACCTCGGTTTCCCTGGCCTTTGGCTTCAACTGCTTACAACCAAAGAGCCGCGCGACGAACAAGTAGCCGTTTCTATCGCTTCCTTCAATCGCATGCTCGAGCTGGATCGTCAAATGAAATAA
- a CDS encoding cytochrome c biogenesis protein CcdA — translation MSDINIWLAFGAGFASFISPCCLPLYPSYLSYITGISVADLKGNSNAKQKRMRTMSHTLFFILGFCTVYYALGYGTNLFAEFFSEYRQLIRQLSAILIILMGLFLIGLFQPQLLMKERRINLIPKKANYISSFVFGIGFSAGWTPCMGPALTAILGLAASEPGTWFKLTTAYALGFAIPFFVLAFFLGTARWILKYSATVMKVGGAVMILMGILLFTDQMTKITIWLNMITPEWLAF, via the coding sequence TTGTCAGACATCAATATTTGGCTGGCTTTCGGAGCTGGATTTGCATCGTTCATCTCGCCATGCTGTTTGCCCCTGTATCCCTCTTATTTATCCTATATAACAGGTATATCAGTGGCGGACTTAAAAGGGAATTCGAATGCAAAACAAAAACGTATGCGCACGATGTCGCATACGCTGTTTTTTATTTTAGGCTTCTGTACCGTCTATTATGCGTTAGGCTACGGAACGAATCTGTTTGCTGAATTTTTTAGTGAATACCGCCAGCTGATTCGGCAGCTTTCTGCTATTTTAATTATTTTGATGGGACTCTTTTTAATTGGATTATTCCAGCCTCAACTGCTGATGAAGGAAAGAAGAATAAATCTAATTCCGAAAAAAGCGAACTACATAAGCTCATTCGTTTTTGGAATCGGCTTCTCAGCTGGCTGGACCCCTTGTATGGGGCCTGCTTTGACGGCGATATTAGGACTTGCTGCATCTGAGCCCGGCACCTGGTTTAAACTAACGACCGCTTATGCGCTTGGGTTTGCCATTCCGTTTTTTGTTCTCGCCTTTTTTCTAGGGACAGCTAGATGGATTTTGAAATATTCCGCTACAGTTATGAAAGTTGGCGGAGCCGTCATGATTCTTATGGGTATTTTATTATTTACCGATCAAATGACCAAAATTACCATTTGGCTTAATATGATAACGCCTGAATGGCTTGCGTTCTAA
- a CDS encoding Fur family transcriptional regulator, which yields MHTMEDIIRRMSSQGLRITDQRKTLAKLFSETQGYLAPKEVYEYMGKSYTGLSFDTVYRNLRVMEELGVLEQVIFEDGGKFKLHCKENDHHHHMICLQCGKTYPIIFCPMEQTLVPEDFKVVKHKFEVFGYCKECVQDEPAASKA from the coding sequence ATGCATACAATGGAAGACATTATACGACGCATGTCAAGTCAAGGCTTACGAATTACAGATCAGAGGAAGACGCTTGCAAAGCTATTCTCGGAGACACAGGGCTACCTTGCTCCTAAGGAAGTCTATGAATATATGGGAAAATCTTACACAGGTCTAAGCTTTGATACGGTTTATCGCAATTTACGAGTGATGGAAGAGCTGGGCGTGCTGGAGCAGGTTATTTTTGAGGATGGCGGCAAGTTTAAGCTTCATTGCAAAGAGAACGATCACCATCACCATATGATTTGCTTGCAATGCGGAAAAACCTATCCGATTATTTTTTGTCCGATGGAGCAAACGTTGGTTCCGGAGGATTTCAAAGTCGTTAAGCACAAATTCGAGGTGTTCGGCTATTGCAAGGAATGCGTGCAGGATGAGCCGGCGGCAAGCAAGGCCTAA
- a CDS encoding zinc ABC transporter substrate-binding protein, producing MKDLNFSKRFISLSLLLTAMLLFAAACGNNANGGASSSDAVNTSNNTAASDQSKENQISIVTSFYPLYFLASEIGGDHVNVDNLVAAGVEPHDWTPKSRDLSTASKAQLFLYHGAGLEGWVEGFLKGLSKDSTVITKEISDGISLIEGSEDEHEHTDAEEHEHEHEDDHADEEAHDEEHDHGAVDPHTWVSPKSALKLAENVKNSLIDVDSANQADYEKNYNALLLKIEAIDADYTAKLAQTSNKNIVTSHQAFGYLARDYGLKQISIMGLSPDAEPRAQDLLKISKYVKENNIKYIFFEELVSDQLAKTLASEADVETMVLNPLEGLTPDQEKAGETYLTLMERNLQNLVQALQ from the coding sequence ATGAAAGATCTGAACTTTTCCAAACGATTTATATCGCTTAGCCTGCTATTAACTGCAATGCTTCTGTTTGCAGCAGCTTGTGGGAATAACGCGAACGGCGGCGCATCCTCTTCGGATGCTGTGAATACATCGAATAATACTGCTGCATCGGATCAATCGAAGGAAAACCAAATTAGCATCGTTACCAGCTTTTATCCGCTTTATTTTCTCGCATCGGAGATCGGTGGAGACCATGTGAATGTTGATAATTTAGTAGCTGCAGGCGTGGAGCCGCATGATTGGACACCTAAGAGTCGCGATTTAAGCACTGCGTCAAAGGCTCAGTTGTTCTTGTATCATGGTGCAGGACTTGAAGGCTGGGTAGAAGGCTTTCTTAAGGGGCTGTCTAAAGACAGCACAGTGATAACAAAAGAAATTAGTGATGGCATTTCGTTAATTGAAGGCTCAGAGGATGAGCATGAGCATACGGATGCGGAAGAACACGAGCACGAGCATGAGGATGACCATGCTGATGAAGAGGCTCATGATGAGGAGCATGACCACGGCGCAGTAGATCCACATACGTGGGTGAGTCCAAAATCAGCATTGAAACTGGCGGAGAATGTGAAAAACAGCTTAATTGATGTGGATAGCGCCAACCAAGCAGACTACGAGAAAAACTATAATGCCCTATTATTGAAGATTGAAGCTATTGATGCAGACTATACAGCTAAGCTTGCTCAAACATCAAATAAAAACATTGTAACCTCACATCAAGCATTTGGTTACTTGGCACGTGATTATGGCTTGAAACAAATATCGATTATGGGTCTTAGCCCCGATGCTGAGCCGCGTGCTCAGGATTTGCTCAAAATTTCAAAGTATGTGAAAGAAAATAATATTAAATATATTTTCTTCGAAGAATTAGTATCGGATCAGCTTGCTAAGACGCTTGCGAGTGAAGCGGATGTTGAGACGATGGTGCTTAATCCGCTTGAAGGCTTAACGCCGGATCAAGAAAAAGCAGGAGAAACCTATTTGACTTTAATGGAACGGAACTTGCAAAATCTTGTGCAAGCTTTACAATAG
- a CDS encoding YqhR family membrane protein: MANNKQKNEYENHHTNAWLYSIKIGFFAGLIWGCVRWLFYEMNFTKVMPGFAADPFFKVSFLKTAWGSVVGIGFFIILSIVAALLYKFTLGRLRGPWPGVLYGAVWWAILFIAVGPMLGIMEVISKVGWNTIYTEFCVFLLWGVFIGYSIAFEFTDEASREPIKIL, translated from the coding sequence ATGGCAAATAACAAACAGAAAAATGAGTATGAGAATCATCATACGAATGCTTGGCTCTATTCGATAAAGATTGGTTTTTTTGCTGGCTTGATATGGGGATGCGTAAGATGGTTATTTTATGAAATGAATTTCACGAAGGTCATGCCTGGTTTTGCAGCCGATCCATTCTTTAAAGTCTCTTTTCTAAAGACGGCGTGGGGATCAGTTGTAGGTATTGGATTTTTTATTATTCTTTCGATTGTAGCCGCACTGCTATACAAATTCACGTTAGGCCGATTGCGAGGACCATGGCCGGGAGTCTTGTATGGGGCTGTATGGTGGGCAATTTTATTTATTGCGGTTGGACCTATGCTGGGCATTATGGAGGTCATCAGCAAAGTGGGCTGGAATACGATTTATACTGAATTTTGCGTCTTTCTATTGTGGGGTGTATTTATTGGTTATTCTATTGCCTTTGAGTTTACGGATGAGGCTTCAAGAGAGCCGATAAAAAT